Proteins encoded within one genomic window of Fusarium musae strain F31 chromosome 4, whole genome shotgun sequence:
- the BIK3 gene encoding O-methyltransferase bik3 (EggNog:ENOG41~antiSMASH:Cluster_4.4~SMCOG1042:O-methyltransferase), whose amino-acid sequence MVSNGISNGTNGTNGVTTNGTNGVNGHAALSPLEVLVQDLNKNTTTLNGYLRANKLPEPSFERDAPIINLSPDAPEEAQVAKEKILDSALQIFQLVSGPGEYLQNVITGYHYMEILRWMSHFKIFELVPLEGKISYTELASKAGVAELRLKTLARMGMTNHLFAEPEPGFIAHSATSAALVTNNRFSDQRVWMTSIIAPVIASMVTAHERWPDSTAPNKAAFNAAFNTDLRMYEYIAKQPEMYKLFGRVMDAIATSPKSDLKHLVSGFDWAGLGKANVVDIGGNIGHSCVKLAEAFPDLTFIIQDIPHVVEEGAKVIKENNEASIANRIQFQEYDFFQKQPVVGADIYLLRQIFHNWDFENSVKILKNTVESMGQSSHVLIMDFVVPEPGTVSSVNERVLRSRDVGMMQLFNSLERDLEGWKAILEAVDSRLKINAVNTPYGSFMSVIDVVLG is encoded by the exons ATGGTTTCGAACGGCATTTCTAACGGTACCAATGGTACCAACGGCGTTACTACTAACGGTACCAATGGCGTCAATGGGCATGCTGCTCTTTCACCCCTGGAGGTCTTAGTCCAAgatctcaacaagaacaCCACCACGTTGAACGGATACCTCCGCGCCAACAAACTTCCCGAGCCTAGCTTCGAGCGGGATGCACCCATCATTAACTTATCTCCTGATGCGCCTGAAGAAGCCCAGGTTGCGAAGGAGAAGATCCTTGACAGTGCGTTGCAAATCTTCCAGCTTGTCTCTGGCCCTGGCGAGTACTTGCAAAATGTCATCACAGGT TATCATTACATGGAGATCCTCCGATGGATGAGCCacttcaagatcttcgagCTCGTTCCCTTGGAGGGCAAGATCTCATACACAGAGCTGGCCTCAAAGGCTGGTGTAGCTGAGCTACGACTCAAGACCCTCGCCCGCATGGGCATGACAAACCATCTCTTTGCCGAGCCTGAGCCCGGCTTCATCGCTCACTCAGCTACCTCAGCCGCTTTAGTGACCAACAACAGATTCTCCGATCAGAGGGTCTGGATGACCAGCATCATTGCCCCAGTCATTGCGTCTATGGTCACTGCGCATGAGAGATGGCCTGACAGCACTGCTCCCAACAAGGCAGCTTTCAATGCTGCGTTTAACACTGATCTTCGCATGTATGAGTATATCGCTAAGCAGCCTGAGATGTACAAGCTCTTTGGTCGTGTCATGGATGCGATCGCGACTAGCCCCAAGAGTGACTTGAAGCATCTCGTTAGTGGCTTTGACTGGGCCGGACTTGGCAAGGCCAATGTCGTCGAT ATTGGAGGCAATATTGGCCACAGCTGTGTAAAGCTCGCCGAAGCCTTTCCCGATCTCACCTTTATCATCCAAGACATCCCCCACGTCGTCGAAGAAGGCGCCAAAgtcatcaaggagaacaacGAAGCCAGCATCGCCAACCGCATCCAATTCCAAGAATACGACTTCTTCCAAAAGCAACCAGTCGTCGGCGCGGATATCTACCTCCTGCGCCAGATCTTTCACAACTGGGACTTTGAGAACTCcgtcaagatcctcaagaacACTGTTGAGTCGATGGGCCAGAGCTCTCACGTGTTGATCATGGACTTTGTGGTGCCTGAGCCTGGCACCGTTTCGTCTGTGAATGAGCGTGTGCTGCGATCTCGGGATGTGGGTATGATGCAGCTGTTTAATTCGCTTGAGCGAGATCTTGAGGGATGGAAAGCGATTTTGGAGGCGGTGGACTCGAGGCTTAAGATTAATGCTGTCAATACGCCTTATGGTAGCTTCATGTCCGTTATTGATGTTGTTCTAGGGTAG
- the BIK4 gene encoding Nitrogen metabolite regulation-like protein bik4 (antiSMASH:Cluster_4.4~SMCOG1199:NmrA family protein), with the protein MSSPHFSKVLIFGATGEVGSAVALEAHALGAHVSIALRDTTKTNEWITPSQERAADLQRISADLTDPDSLKRAVHDTGAQAAFIYAVRSKDALRGAIAALRDAGIQYVVFLSTSQVRTAGTTKGDIRSIKPDHFIPWQHAQVEIALEELEVPHAAVRAGFFASNPLRIYLDRSSEPKQVNLLAPEVPHDPIDPKDIGRAAAAVLVNPRLYASGYQGEPKKDVVYLSGPALLSQTEQWDIINRELVAAGKPEVKVNHITVEQYLENLAKLHVPDVVAKSLAKSMVETRALYAPEDYEKSRGNVELLTGRKATSFDEFVKREIPRYFD; encoded by the coding sequence ATGTCATCTCCACATTTCTCCAAAGTCCTCATCTTTGGTGCCACTGGCGAAGTTGGCTCCGCCGTCGCACTCGAGGCCCACGCGCTCGGCGCTCACGTCTCCATTGCCCTACGCGACACAACCAAGACCAACGAGTGGATAACCCCCTCACAAGAACGCGCCGCAGACCTGCAGCGCATCAGTGCCGACCTAACCGATCCCGACTCCCTCAAGCGGGCCGTGCATGACACAGGCGCCCAGGCAGCCTTCATCTACGCCGTGCGGTCCAAGGACGCGTTGCGTGGTGCCATCGCCGCCCTGCGCGATGCTGGCATCCAGTAcgtcgtcttcctctcgACGAGTCAGGTTCGGACCGCGGGCACCACCAAGGGTGACATTCGATCAATCAAACCTGATCACTTTATTCCCTGGCAGCATGCACAGGTTGAGATTGCGCTGGAGGAGCTCGAGGTGCCACATGCAGCGGTACGGGCCGGGTTCTTTGCGAGCAACCCGCTAAGAATCTACCTTGATCGATCTTCGGAGCCTAAACAAGTCAATCTGCTAGCTCCGGAAGTGCCGCATGATCCCATTGATCCCAAGGATATTGGGCGTGCGGCTGCTGCCGTGTTAGTCAACCCGCGACTGTACGCGAGTGGCTATCAGGGAGAGCCCAAGAAGGATGTTGTGTATCTCAGTGGACCGGCGTTGCTGTCGCAGACGGAGCAGTGGGATATTATTAACCGGGAgcttgtcgctgctggtAAGCCtgaggtcaaggtcaatcACATCACGGTTGAGCAGTACCTTGAGAACCTGGCCAAGCTTCATGTTCCTGATGTTGTAGCCAAGTCTCTTGCCAAGTCTATGGTGGAGACGAGGGCGCTCTATGCACCTGAGGACTATGAGAAGTCGCGGGGTAACGTTGAGCTCTTGACGGGCCGCAAGGCTACATcctttgatgagtttgtcaAGAGAGAGATACCTAGATACTTCGACTAA